Below is a genomic region from Mustela lutreola isolate mMusLut2 chromosome 1, mMusLut2.pri, whole genome shotgun sequence.
aaacagaaaaaatataaaaacttactGCAAACAAAAGGAGGAGTTAGAAGTCAtgggaaaagaaactaaaagaactgTTTTgctatttgaagaaaaataaaacaatataaatatattcctcCCATTATAGATCAAAATCCATTCAAGATAAATGAGTTACATTTTTGTAATGAAccattaaaaacaggaaaaaagagcaATGAGAATAATAATCAAAATTCTGAAGATGATTTTCTTATTCACTCAAGATTTACTGCCCATTTTCCCTTGCtgttaaaataactttaaaatgttcTACCGCCAAGCaagatttgaataaaaataaagacctcACAAATGGGGAGGTACTGTTACAAAAAGTTATGGCAAACACTGATTTCACTTAAGTATaattatctaaatatttaaatgtcaaaatatatacagaaattatgaaaattaaatctaGTATATGTTAAAATTCATTTAAGGAAATACATGGTattatccactttttaaaataatgctcttGAAAAAGTTCTACTAAAATCTGGAAGTGCTAGGAAAGTTGTTACTAATTTAATCATCTTATGTAtcttgtatttaaaaatcaataaattgaaaaattaggTTTTAATATGTTTTCAATTTAACTTTTATAATCAAAAAGGGAAAAGGGGTTATACATTAAAAGAACCATTTTTACTAAGCCATCAGGAATAGTTTAACAAAATTTGCATAGTAGCTAAATACAGAATACTAGGATTTTTAGTTCCAGTGCATTTATCATTTAAAACTATAGCCTCAAATAAATCACTTAACTTCTGTGAACTTCAATTTCCTCAAATTTGAAAAAGTCctctttcaaaagatttttttttaaacatctaaacCCTATTCAAAACAAAACCGTTATGATAATTCCTGGTTTGATTTCTTGTTCTTCCTTGGAGGACCTCCAAGAAGGGCTGTATCTATTCTGTCCTTAGTTTAACTCCTGAGAAATCAAAATATTCATGACTTTGTCTCCCGCTTTGTCTATACCCTCTTGCTCCAGGTAGAAAAATGCCACTGATTGACATAAGCCTGTAAATGATTCCCCTCTGACTTTGCTTCTTCTGTATCTTCCTCTTAGGGCTCATGTTGGCCATCTCTGTTACTCTCTTCTGAATATTTTCCACAGACAAGGGACATGGTGTATTATTATCTTGACGAAAGGGACTATGAGTGAAtcttaaatctttaaattaaatctgaatctcagctggacacttaaccaagctTCCTTTTTGTTTCCCTGGATCTACAGGCAGACACTACCAATTCAGATTCCACAAGATATGGATATCTCCCAGAACGCACCCAACAGCTCAAGATTTCAAGTGTCTAACTTCATTTTGATGGGGCTCCCAGGCATTCACGAATGGCAGCACTGGCTCTCTCTGCCACTGGCTCTGATATACTTCTTAGCTCTTGGTGCCAACACTCTCATTGTGATCACTGTTCACCATGAGCATAACCTGCATCAGCCCATGTATCAGTTCCTTAGTATCctggctatagtggacattggCTTGGCTACTACCATCATGCCCAAGATTCTGGCCATCTTCTGGTTTGATGTCAAGGCCATTAGCCTCCCTGAGTGCTTTACTCAAATTTATGCTGTTCACTGTTTTATTAGCATGGAGTCAGGCATCTTCCTCTGCATGGCTGTGGATAGATATGTAGCTATCTGCCACCCACTTCAGTACTCCTCCATAGTTACTGAAGCTTTTGTGGTAAAAGCCACAGTGTTCATGGTGCTTAGGAATGTGCTGTTGACCATCCCAGTGCCTATACTGGCTGCCCAGAGACACTACTGCTCCAGGAATGAAATTGAGCACTGCATGTGCTCCAACCCAGGGGTCACTGGTTTGGCCTGTGATGATATTACCATTAATAGGTTTTATCAGTTGGCTTTGGCATGGGTCCTTGGTGGAAGTGACATGGTTCTAGTCTTTATTTCCTATGTTCTGATCTTTCGCTCTGTGCTGAGGCTGAACTCCACTGAGGCAATAGTCAAGGCTCTGAGCACCTGCAGTTCTCATCTCATCCTAATCCTCTTCTTCTACACAACCATTGTCGTAGTGTCTATAGCCCATCTGGCAGGAAAAGCAGTTCCCATCTTCCCTGTTCTTCTAAATGTGCTCAACATTGTCATCCCTCCAGCTCTCAACCCCATGGTATATGCTCTTAGGGCCCAGGAACTCAGAGTAGGCTTCCAGAGGGTGTTTGAGTTAGATAAGAATGTGTCCCAAAAATGACACAATCTTGAAGAATGTGATATGTCATATTACAAAAGAGCACAGGTTTTGAAAACCAACAGACCCAAGTTGCAGTCCAATTTCCCTCTCTCATTAGGAAATATCATTTTTTAGCTAACACGTGAACAAAAATTCAAACTgtctagaaataaaaatgttgcaaacaaaataaatatgagagGTAGTTCCTGACTAAGTGGAACTATACACATCGTTTTTAAGGGAAgcaatttacatttaaaagttaCAGTCATGGAAATAACTCAAACATgcatcagctgatgaatgaacaaataaaatgaggtatatccatattttggaatattatcccaacaa
It encodes:
- the LOC131821746 gene encoding olfactory receptor 56B34, coding for MDISQNAPNSSRFQVSNFILMGLPGIHEWQHWLSLPLALIYFLALGANTLIVITVHHEHNLHQPMYQFLSILAIVDIGLATTIMPKILAIFWFDVKAISLPECFTQIYAVHCFISMESGIFLCMAVDRYVAICHPLQYSSIVTEAFVVKATVFMVLRNVLLTIPVPILAAQRHYCSRNEIEHCMCSNPGVTGLACDDITINRFYQLALAWVLGGSDMVLVFISYVLIFRSVLRLNSTEAIVKALSTCSSHLILILFFYTTIVVVSIAHLAGKAVPIFPVLLNVLNIVIPPALNPMVYALRAQELRVGFQRVFELDKNVSQK